The Zingiber officinale cultivar Zhangliang chromosome 2A, Zo_v1.1, whole genome shotgun sequence genomic sequence AACCATTGAGTCTTTGTTGATGGAAATTTCCAAGACCCTCTATGTGctatatcaatatatagcaaACATACAAGACGAATATGCTCATCGTCCCTTAAATAGACAACCAATAAGTACAAGTGGATATAATTATATtcatagaatattaaaaaagaatcCAATAAACTTTCGAGAAATTTATATAATGTACCCagacatatttttaaaattatgcaAGATCCTTAGAGAAAGAACCTCCTTACAAGATACAAGACACATCTGCGTCGAAGAAATGCTTGTCATGTTTTTACTTGTTGTTGGTCATAATACTCGGTATTGCTTGATTCGTAAAACATTTGACCGATCACATTACAATACTAGCCAAAACTTCAACAAGGTGTTGAAATCATTGAAGAGCATTGCAGTAGATATGATGGTCAAACCTGGATCTGCAGTGccaaaaaaaataagagagagtACAAGATTTTACTCTTACTTTAAAGTAAGTATgaaattcttttattattattattattattattattattattagtgatGATGATGGTAGttatgttattgttgttgtagGATTGTATTGGAGTTATTGATGACACTCACATTCCAGCTATGGTGTCTGGGCAAGATATTAACAGTTATTGTAACCGTCATGGAGAAATTTCTCAAAATGTTTTAGCAGCTTGTAACTTTGATTTAGAATTTATATATGTACTCAGTGGGTGGGAGGGGTCTGCCCATGATTCACTTGTGTTGACAGATGCTTTATCAAGAAATAATGGGCTTAAAGTGCCCAGA encodes the following:
- the LOC122043909 gene encoding uncharacterized protein LOC122043909; protein product: MVKPGSAVPKKIRESTRFYSYFKDCIGVIDDTHIPAMVSGQDINSYCNRHGEISQNVLAACNFDLEFIYVLSGWEGSAHDSLVLTDALSRNNGLKVPRDNEVPSSSSEQVYEDDNFNQLFSQEQQRANANSWRESIANQMWSDIDQVINNN